From Pyrenophora tritici-repentis strain M4 chromosome 1, whole genome shotgun sequence, the proteins below share one genomic window:
- a CDS encoding Metallophos domain containing protein, translating into MPKGPLEWGQINFLHTTDTHGWLEGHIKEQNYGADWGDYVSFTKHMKQKARKLGVDLLLVDTGDLHDGAGLSDASTPNGNISNAVFENIDYDILTIGNHELYVTEIAYETFSNFSKVYGEKYLTSNVQIINPATGQFEYIGHHYRYFTTEQGLRIMAFGVLFDFAGNSNVSKVTKAADMIQQPWFQQAVNYTKSIDLFLITGHNPVRTAAATSTMGTVFKAIRSMRPDVPIQAFGGHTHIRDFTVYDNKATGLESGRYCETLGWLAMSGINSSTCKAPHNPKGVPNPTRSAVAPVSTGTVSANASLPMSTSKSTMRYARRYLDWNRNTFAYHAVGSQRYTDLDTSKGLSVSSQITSERAKLNLTDLYGCAPATYCQYCKPFMAEGNIFGLLQTALATVAVNETRKDTPRLIIINTGSVRFDLAQGPFTYDDSFIVSPFKDAFQFIPDVPYEQASKVLAILNAGPFQKKKRDISTADFGFSPILADRDTCIDPLLTHHYDGMTRRSKQGGRLIRRQSTAPNPGHITQDDFGTDGDDTVHSPIPNYSQPNDLQANASFPLDGSMPKTVDLVFLDFIASYIVNALNTPDVGGDFSLGQVSYYMDKSFTTNSYLPAYAKIAWQADVPNCPVGKGIGTS; encoded by the exons ATGCCTAAAGGTCCCCTTGAATGGGGTCAGATTAATTTCTTGCACACCACTGATACCCACGGGTGGCTAGAAGGGCATATCAAGGAACAGAACTATGGCGCCGACTGGGGGGACTACGTCAGTTTCACAAAACATATGAAGCAGAAGGCGCGAAAGCTCGGCGTTGACTTACTTTTGGTTGATACAGGT GATCTGCATGATGGCGCCGGACTGAGTGATGCATCCACTCCCAACGGCAATATCTCTAATGCCGTTTTTGAGAACATCGACTACGATATATTGACTATTGGAAACCATGAGCTATACGTTACTGAGATTGCCTACGAGACTTTTAGCAACTTCTCCAAAGTCTACGGAGAGAAGTACCTCACTAGCAATGTGCAGATCATTAATCCAGCTACGGGTCAGTTTGAGTATATCGGACATCACTACCGTTACTTTACTACTGAACAAG GCCTCCGCATCATGGCCTTTGGTGTTTTGTTTGACTTCGCCGGCAACAGTAACGTCTCCAAAGTCACTAAAGCCGCCGATATGATCCAGCAGCCATGGTTTCAACAAGCCGTGAACTACACAAAGTCGATCGACCTATTCTTGATCACAGGACACAACCCTGTGCGAACGGCTGCAGCCACTAGCACTATGGGCACCGTGTTCAAGGCCATTCGAAGCATGAGGCCAGACGTGCCTATCCAAGCATTTGGTGGACACACACACATCCGAGATTTTACAGTATATGACAATAAAGCCACTGGGCTTGAATCTG GTCGTTATTGCGAGACTCTTGGCTGGCTCGCAATGTCTGGAATCAATTCAAGCACTTGTAAAGCACCCCACAACCCCAAGGGCGTCCCTAATCCCACACGTAGCGCGGTAGCACCTGTTAGCACTGGTACTGTGTCCGCTAACGCATCTTTGCCAATGTCTACCTCAAAATCCACAATGCGCTATGCGCGTCGATACCTTGACTGGAACCGGAACACTTTCGCCTATCATGCTGTTGGCAGCCAGCGTTACACTGACTTAGATACTTCAAAAGGCCTCAGCGTGAGCTCTCAGATTACCTCAGAGCGCGCCAAGCTCAACCTGACCGATCTCTACGGTTGTGCGCCAGCAACATATTGCCAATACTGCAAGCCATTCATGGCTGAAGGCAACATATTTGGACTTTTACAAACTGCACTAGCTACGGTTGCTGTGAATGAGACCCGCAAGGACACTCCACGACTCATCATTATAAACACGGGCAGTGTCCGCTTCGATCTTGCCCAGGGACCTTTCACCTATGACGACTCATTCATTGTCTCTCCGTTCAAAGACGCGTTTCAGTTTATTCCAGACGTGCCTTATGAGCAGGCTTCGAAAGTTCTTGCCATACTAAACGCGGGCCCCTTCcaaaagaagaagagagatATCAGCACCGCCGATTTCGGTTTCAGCCCCATCCTCGCAGACCGAGATACTTGTATTGATCCTCTACTTACACACCATTATGATGGAATGACCCGCCGCTCGAAACAAGGTGGCCGTCTCATCCGTCGCCAATCTACTGCTCCAAACCCAGGCCACATCACCCAAGACGACTTCGGTACTGATGGCGACGACACGGTGCACTCCCCCATTCCAAACTACTCGCAACCAAACGACCTCCAGGCAAACGCCTCTTTCCCGCTTGATGGGTCCATGCCAAAGACGGTTGACCTTGTGTTCCTGGACTTCATTGCGAGTTACATTGTCAATGCTCTAAACACACCCGATGTTGGCGGCGATTTCTCACTAGGGCAGGTGTCCTACTATATGGATAAGAGCTTTACCACTAACAGTTACCTGCCAGCATATGCAAAAATCGCCTGGCAAGCAGATGTACCGAACTGTCCGGTAGGGAAAGGTATTGGCACTTCGTAG